In Plectropomus leopardus isolate mb unplaced genomic scaffold, YSFRI_Pleo_2.0 unplaced_scaffold25379, whole genome shotgun sequence, the following are encoded in one genomic region:
- the LOC121966644 gene encoding protocadherin gamma-B4-like produces the protein HCHTKTFNFLLSNKFHPSLLSLLTPYPPTLSPFPPEVSEATATLGPGTMGLSTRYSPQFTLQHVPDYRQNVYIPGSTATLTSNPQQQQATAQQASQQALPPPQASVQPEPPKAAQTPASKKKSTKKEKK, from the coding sequence CACTGTCACACTAAAACTTTCAATTTCTTATTGTCTAACAAgtttcatccctctctcctctccctcctcaccccTTATCCCCCCACTCTGTCTCCCTTCCCCCCAGAAGTGAGCGAGGCTACAGCCACCTTGGGACCCGGCACCATGGGCCTGAGCACCCGCTACAGCCCCCAGTTCACCCTGCAGCACGTGCCAGACTACCGACAGAACGTGTACATCCCCGGCAGCACAGCCACCCTCACCTCCAacccccagcagcagcaggccacGGCCCAGCAGGCCTCCCAGCAGGCGCTGCCCCCGCCTCAGGCCTCGGTCCAGCCCGAGCCCCCCAAGGCTGCCCAGACCCCTGCCTCCAAGAAGAAGTCCACCAAGAAGGAGAAGAAGTAG